The nucleotide window CCATGTCGCGCACGGTTTCATCGTCGGGCATGCTTCAGGGTAGAAGCTGCGCGTGCGGGCCGGATGACAGCGGGCTTCAGACCATGCGGGCTTTCAGGAGGGGCGGCGCAGGGTCGGGCCGTTACGGCGCGTCATCAGGGCCACGCCCAGACCCGCCACGAATCCGCCCACCAGTGCCAGCCCCGCGCCCCACATGATGTCGTAGACCGGATTGAAGAAGTTGGTGCTGCGGTTGGCCGAGGCGACGGCGTGAAGCTGGTTGATGTCGATGATGTTCTTTCCCAGAATGACGGCAGCCACGACAATGACGACCAGGCCAACCAGAGCGATCACGCGGGCGAAGGTTTGCATGCCCTCATGATAGACGAGTTGAGAAGCGCGGCGATTGCGTTCTTCCTAGCGCCGAACTCCGACGCCCTTTCCCCCGCCCAGCGCCGCGACCCGGCTGTTCATGGCGCTGAAGGCCAGATGTGTCAGGGCCAGAGCCAGCGCGTCAGCAGCGTGGTTGTTGAAGACCTCGCGGATGCCCAGACTCGCCTTGACCATGTATTCCACCTGATTCTTATCGGCGCGGCCCGTCCCCACCAGCGTCTGTTTGACCTGCATCGGCCCGTAGCTGAAGACCGGCACTTCGGCCTGAGCGCAGGCGAGCTGCACCACTCCGAACGCCTGCCCCACCTTGAAAGCCACATCGGCCTGCCTTCGCAGAATCTGGTCTTCGATGGCGACGGCTTCCGGCTGAAATTCTTCCAGCAGCCTCGATACCTCGCTGTGCAGGTAATTCAGGCGGCGCGGCATGATCCAGGCGGCCTCGGTAATCAGACAGATATGGTGCAGATGCCGGGCCTTGCGGGCGTCGCCTTCCACGACACCAATGCCGAGATTGGCAAGGCCAGGGTCGATGCCGAGAACGATCATGGGGGAAGAATAGCGTGTGGCAGGTGGCTTGTAGTTCGTGGCCTGTGCCTTGTAGAAAAGAAAAGACGTGCTGGCAGTTCTGGCTCTTCGTTATTCCTGCACGCCACACACTACAAACCACAAGCCTCCCCAGAAAAAAAGCGTGCGGGACAGCTCTTCGCCGTTCCCACACGCCACAAGCCACGAGCTACACGCTTCTCTACAACCTGCTCCTGGGGTCGAGCGCGTCTCTCAGGCCGTCGCCCAGAAAGTTGAACGACAGCACCGTGATCAGGATCATCAGGCCGGGAAAAAACGGAATCCAGGGGTACTGGAGCACCACTTCCTGCGCGTTGCTGAGCATGTTGCCCCAGGTGCTTACAGGCGGCTGAATACCGAAGCCCAGGAAGCTCAGGGCGGCTTCGGTCAGAATGGCCCCGCCC belongs to Deinococcus ruber and includes:
- the ruvC gene encoding crossover junction endodeoxyribonuclease RuvC; translated protein: MIVLGIDPGLANLGIGVVEGDARKARHLHHICLITEAAWIMPRRLNYLHSEVSRLLEEFQPEAVAIEDQILRRQADVAFKVGQAFGVVQLACAQAEVPVFSYGPMQVKQTLVGTGRADKNQVEYMVKASLGIREVFNNHAADALALALTHLAFSAMNSRVAALGGGKGVGVRR